A portion of the Glycine max cultivar Williams 82 chromosome 10, Glycine_max_v4.0, whole genome shotgun sequence genome contains these proteins:
- the LOC100808044 gene encoding flap endonuclease 1 isoform X2, with protein MGIKGLTKLLADNAPKSMKENKFESYFGRKIAIDASMSIYQFLIVVGRSGTEMLTNEAGEVTSHLQGMFSRTIRLLEAGIKPVYVFDGKPPDLKKQELAKRYSKRAEATEDLSEALETANKEDIEKFSKRTVKVTKQHNDDCKRLLRLMGVPVVEAPSEAEAQCAALCKAGKVYGVASEDMDSLTFGAPKFLRHLMDPSSKKIPVMEFEVAKILEELNMTMDQFIDLCILSGCDYCDSIRGIGGLTALKLIRQHGSIENILENLNKERYQIPDNWPYQEARRLFKEPLVITDEKELDIKWSSPDEEGLITFLVNENGFNRDRVTKAIEKIKVAKNKSSQGRLESFFKPTANPSVPIKRKETPVNNAKETNKKTKAGGGKKKK; from the exons ATGGGTATTAAG GGTTTAACAAAGCTTTTAGCGGACAATGCCCCGAAGTCCATGAAGGAGAACAAATTCGAGAGCTACTTTGGTCGCAAGATCGCTATTGACGCTAGCATGAGCATTTACCAGTTCCTT ATTGTCGTGGGAAGAAGTGGAACTGAAATGCTCACTAATGAGGCTGGTGAAGTTACCAG TCATTTGCAAGGGATGTTTTCGCGGACAATCAGACTTCTAGAAGCTGGGATAAAACCTGt ATATGTTTTTGATGGGAAGCCACCTGATTTGAAGAAACAAGAGCTTGCCAAAcg TTACTCCAAGAGAGCTGAGGCTACTGAAGATTTGTCAGAAGCCTTAGAG ACCGCCAATAAGGAAGACATTGAAAAATTCAGTAAACGGACAGTGAAG GTTACAAAGCAGCATAATGACGACTGCAAAAGACTTTTAAGGCTCATGGGAGTGCCCGTTGTTGAG GCACCCTCAGAAGCAGAGGCTCAGTGTGCTGCTCTTTGTAAAGCTGGAAAG gtTTATGGTGTGGCTTCTGAAGACATGGATTCCTTAACATTTGGAGCTCCTAAATTTCTTCGCCACCTAATGGATCCAAGCTCAAAAAAAATTCCAGTGATGGAATTCGAAGTTGCGAAG ATTTTGGAGGAGCTAAATATGACCATGGACCAATTTATTGACTTATGCATTCTTTCTGGCTGTGATTATTGTGACAGCATTCGAG GGATTGGGGGACTGACAGCTTTGAAACTCATACGTCAACATGGCTCTATTGAAAATATACTGGAGAACCTAAACAAAGAgag GTACCAGATACCCGATAATTGGCCATATCAGGAGGCTCGGCGGCTTTTTAAAGAACCATTGGTCATAACTGATGAAAAGGAACTTGATATTAAGTGGTCTTCTCCAGATGAAGAA GGGTTAATAACATTTCTGGTAAATGAGAATGGCTTCAACAGGGATAGAGTGACTAAG gcaatagaaaaaattaaagtggCAAAGAACAAGTCATCACAAGGCCG ATTGGAATCATTTTTTAAGCCAACAGCAAATCCATCTGTACCTATTAAACGCAAG GAAACACCAGTGAATAATGCTAAAGAAACTAACAAAAAGACCAAGGCTGGTGGtggtaagaagaagaaatag
- the LOC100808044 gene encoding flap endonuclease 1 (The RefSeq protein has 2 substitutions compared to this genomic sequence), whose protein sequence is MGIKGLTKLLADNAPKSMKENKFESYFGRKIAIDASMSIYQFLIVVGRSGTEMLTNEAGEVTSHLQGMFSRTIRLLEAGIKPVYVFDGKPPDLKKQELAKRYSKRAEATEDLSEALETANKEDIEKFSKRTVKVTKQHNDDCKRLLRLMGVPVVEAPSEAEAQCAALCKAGKVYGVVSEDMDSLTFGAPKFLRHLMDPSSKKIPVMEFEVAKILEELNMTMDQFIDLCILSGCDYCDSIRGIGGLTALKLIRQHGSIENIPENLNKERYQIPDNWPYQEARRLFKEPLVITDEKELDIKWSSPDEEGLITFLVNENGFNRDRVTKAIEKIKVAKNKSSQGRLESFFKPTANPSVPIKRKETPVNNAKETNKKTKAGGGKKKK, encoded by the exons ATGGGTATTAAG GGTTTAACAAAGCTTTTAGCGGACAATGCCCCGAAGTCCATGAAGGAGAACAAATTCGAGAGCTACTTTGGTCGCAAGATCGCTATTGACGCTAGCATGAGCATTTACCAGTTCCTT ATTGTCGTGGGAAGAAGTGGAACTGAAATGCTCACTAATGAGGCTGGTGAAGTTACCAG TCATTTGCAAGGGATGTTTTCGCGGACAATCAGACTTCTAGAAGCTGGGATAAAACCTGt ATATGTTTTTGATGGGAAGCCACCTGATTTGAAGAAACAAGAGCTTGCCAAAcg TTACTCCAAGAGAGCTGAGGCTACTGAAGATTTGTCAGAAGCCTTAGAG ACCGCCAATAAGGAAGACATTGAAAAATTCAGTAAACGGACAGTGAAG GTTACAAAGCAGCATAATGACGACTGCAAAAGACTTTTAAGGCTCATGGGAGTGCCCGTTGTTGAG GCACCCTCAGAAGCAGAGGCTCAGTGTGCTGCTCTTTGTAAAGCTGGAAAG gtTTATGGTGTGGCTTCTGAAGACATGGATTCCTTAACATTTGGAGCTCCTAAATTTCTTCGCCACCTAATGGATCCAAGCTCAAAAAAAATTCCAGTGATGGAATTCGAAGTTGCGAAG ATTTTGGAGGAGCTAAATATGACCATGGACCAATTTATTGACTTATGCATTCTTTCTGGCTGTGATTATTGTGACAGCATTCGAG GGATTGGGGGACTGACAGCTTTGAAACTCATACGTCAACATGGCTCTATTGAAAATATACTGGAGAACCTAAACAAAGAgag GTACCAGATACCCGATAATTGGCCATATCAGGAGGCTCGGCGGCTTTTTAAAGAACCATTGGTCATAACTGATGAAAAGGAACTTGATATTAAGTGGTCTTCTCCAGATGAAGAA GGGTTAATAACATTTCTGGTAAATGAGAATGGCTTCAACAGGGATAGAGTGACTAAG gcaatagaaaaaattaaagtggCAAAGAACAAGTCATCACAAGGCCG ATTGGAATCATTTTTTAAGCCAACAGCAAATCCATCTGTACCTATTAAACGCAAG GAAACACCAGTGAATAATGCTAAAGAAACTAACAAAAAGACCAAGGCTGGTGGtggtaagaagaagaaatag
- the LOC100808044 gene encoding flap endonuclease 1 isoform X1 gives MGIKGLTKLLADNAPKSMKENKFESYFGRKIAIDASMSIYQFLIVVGRSGTEMLTNEAGEVTSHLQGMFSRTIRLLEAGIKPVYVFDGKPPDLKKQELAKRYSKRAEATEDLSEALETANKEDIEKFSKRTVKVTKQHNDDCKRLLRLMGVPVVEAPSEAEAQCAALCKAGKVYGVASEDMDSLTFGAPKFLRHLMDPSSKKIPVMEFEVAKILEELNMTMDQFIDLCILSGCDYCDSIRGIGGLTALKLIRQHGSIENILENLNKERYQIPDNWPYQEARRLFKEPLVITDEKELDIKWSSPDEEGLITFLVNENGFNRDRVTKAIEKIKVAKNKSSQGRLESFFKPTANPSVPIKRKEIKSMLRSFKRAIEHKMFSVQPSNWSRPMVFGKLSLPIYNLGSKLHTFCLEVSALVPEAEYPWKHQ, from the exons ATGGGTATTAAG GGTTTAACAAAGCTTTTAGCGGACAATGCCCCGAAGTCCATGAAGGAGAACAAATTCGAGAGCTACTTTGGTCGCAAGATCGCTATTGACGCTAGCATGAGCATTTACCAGTTCCTT ATTGTCGTGGGAAGAAGTGGAACTGAAATGCTCACTAATGAGGCTGGTGAAGTTACCAG TCATTTGCAAGGGATGTTTTCGCGGACAATCAGACTTCTAGAAGCTGGGATAAAACCTGt ATATGTTTTTGATGGGAAGCCACCTGATTTGAAGAAACAAGAGCTTGCCAAAcg TTACTCCAAGAGAGCTGAGGCTACTGAAGATTTGTCAGAAGCCTTAGAG ACCGCCAATAAGGAAGACATTGAAAAATTCAGTAAACGGACAGTGAAG GTTACAAAGCAGCATAATGACGACTGCAAAAGACTTTTAAGGCTCATGGGAGTGCCCGTTGTTGAG GCACCCTCAGAAGCAGAGGCTCAGTGTGCTGCTCTTTGTAAAGCTGGAAAG gtTTATGGTGTGGCTTCTGAAGACATGGATTCCTTAACATTTGGAGCTCCTAAATTTCTTCGCCACCTAATGGATCCAAGCTCAAAAAAAATTCCAGTGATGGAATTCGAAGTTGCGAAG ATTTTGGAGGAGCTAAATATGACCATGGACCAATTTATTGACTTATGCATTCTTTCTGGCTGTGATTATTGTGACAGCATTCGAG GGATTGGGGGACTGACAGCTTTGAAACTCATACGTCAACATGGCTCTATTGAAAATATACTGGAGAACCTAAACAAAGAgag GTACCAGATACCCGATAATTGGCCATATCAGGAGGCTCGGCGGCTTTTTAAAGAACCATTGGTCATAACTGATGAAAAGGAACTTGATATTAAGTGGTCTTCTCCAGATGAAGAA GGGTTAATAACATTTCTGGTAAATGAGAATGGCTTCAACAGGGATAGAGTGACTAAG gcaatagaaaaaattaaagtggCAAAGAACAAGTCATCACAAGGCCG ATTGGAATCATTTTTTAAGCCAACAGCAAATCCATCTGTACCTATTAAACGCAAG GAAATTAAATCCATGCTTAGATCTTTCAAACGTGCAATTGAGCATAAGATGTTCTCTGTGCAACCTTCTAACTGGTCAAGGCCCATGGTTTTTGGCAAGTTGAGCTTGCCAATTTATAATCTGGGTTCCAAGCTCCATACCTTTTGTCTAGAGGTGTCTGCTTTGGTGCCTGAAGCTGAATATCCATG GAAACACCAGTGA